In Streptomyces sp. P3, one DNA window encodes the following:
- a CDS encoding APC family permease, which yields MPSLSPQPSTPPAPPAPAPPGGPGTGLRRSLGVVDGVAIAASSTAATTSIAIGMGTIATIVGLQAPALLLLAFLPVLGIATAYARLNRSEPNCGNGYTWVGKTLGPWPGFLTGWVTVVGSVVFCAYTSAVMGSVVLIFANKAGLHSLAGFALDPSSTGVSTAVGLVLLLGLTAIAVTGTRATTRFQFALLVFEYAVLLGFCGWALVTGDQSFSLSWFNPFEITNGTAFAQGMVLAVFFFWGWDAAFSVTEETRKPDDAARGGLIALFAMLGLFLFASVAFQREMSLAELIRNGPQALPYLGQKLAAEPWATLPVVALMFSAAASVQSTLIPTARGLLAMGRDRTMGPLWTRVHPRYGTPAAGTVVVLAIGSAIALLAVAIPRLSDMLLAAVNAIGLLVALYYGLTALACAVRFRASGREGLRTALLAVGVPATSGLMLLGLGGYLGYSYLTMSDHFELSPANGWFMFSLPAAIVLAGLGMAAVAKYVRRSPYFATGHGTDAESIVLPMDRTPA from the coding sequence ATGCCCTCCCTGTCGCCCCAGCCGTCCACACCACCCGCTCCTCCTGCACCGGCACCGCCCGGCGGACCGGGAACCGGACTGCGCCGTTCCCTCGGCGTCGTCGACGGGGTCGCCATCGCCGCCTCCAGCACCGCCGCCACCACCAGCATCGCCATCGGCATGGGCACGATCGCCACCATCGTCGGACTTCAGGCCCCTGCGCTCCTGCTGCTCGCCTTCCTTCCCGTGCTCGGCATCGCCACCGCGTACGCCCGCCTCAACAGGTCCGAGCCCAACTGCGGCAACGGTTACACCTGGGTCGGCAAGACCCTCGGCCCCTGGCCCGGCTTCCTGACCGGATGGGTCACCGTCGTCGGCTCGGTCGTCTTCTGCGCCTACACGAGCGCGGTCATGGGTTCCGTCGTGCTGATCTTCGCCAACAAGGCCGGACTGCACAGCCTGGCGGGCTTCGCCCTCGACCCGTCGTCCACCGGGGTCAGCACGGCCGTCGGGCTGGTACTGCTGCTCGGCCTCACCGCGATCGCGGTCACCGGCACCCGGGCCACCACCCGCTTCCAGTTCGCGCTGCTGGTCTTCGAGTACGCCGTGCTGCTCGGTTTCTGCGGCTGGGCCCTGGTCACCGGCGACCAGTCCTTCTCCCTCTCCTGGTTCAACCCCTTCGAGATCACGAACGGCACCGCCTTCGCCCAGGGCATGGTTCTCGCGGTGTTCTTCTTCTGGGGCTGGGACGCCGCCTTCAGCGTCACCGAGGAGACCAGGAAGCCGGACGACGCGGCCCGCGGCGGTCTGATCGCCCTGTTCGCCATGCTCGGCCTGTTCCTCTTCGCGTCGGTCGCCTTCCAACGGGAGATGAGCCTCGCCGAACTCATCAGGAACGGACCGCAGGCCCTGCCCTATCTCGGGCAGAAGCTGGCCGCCGAACCCTGGGCGACGCTGCCCGTCGTGGCGCTGATGTTCTCGGCCGCGGCCTCCGTGCAGTCCACGCTGATCCCCACCGCGCGCGGTCTGCTCGCCATGGGCCGGGACCGCACCATGGGCCCGCTGTGGACCCGGGTGCACCCGCGCTACGGCACTCCGGCCGCCGGCACGGTCGTGGTGCTGGCCATCGGCTCCGCGATCGCCCTGCTGGCCGTCGCCATCCCGCGGTTGAGCGACATGCTGCTGGCCGCCGTCAACGCCATCGGTCTGCTCGTGGCCCTGTACTACGGCCTCACCGCACTCGCGTGCGCCGTGCGCTTTCGCGCGTCCGGCCGCGAAGGGCTGCGGACGGCGCTGCTCGCCGTGGGCGTGCCCGCGACGTCCGGTCTGATGCTGCTGGGCCTCGGCGGCTATCTCGGGTACTCGTACCTGACGATGAGCGACCACTTCGAACTGAGCCCCGCCAACGGCTGGTTCATGTTCTCCCTGCCCGCCGCCATCGTCCTCGCGGGCCTCGGCATGGCCGCGGTCGCCAAGTACGTCCGTCGGTCGCCGTACTTCGCCACCGGACACGGAACCGACGCCGAGAGCATCGTCCTCCCCATGGACCGCACACCCGCCTGA
- a CDS encoding MarR family winged helix-turn-helix transcriptional regulator: MSEHPEITTAKEAADHELILAFGRLQGAANRLEYILGRALEVECGISHLMFEVLLILGRAGTPGLSMRAVAQEQVLTTGGATRLVDRMEAAGLVARVESPADRRGKLVSLTALGEETAVRAARVHAENIRRHFVEPLPADHRAQFAEDLRVLSHAARDTLPRLP; this comes from the coding sequence GTGAGCGAGCATCCGGAGATCACGACGGCGAAGGAAGCCGCGGACCACGAGTTGATCCTGGCGTTCGGACGCTTGCAGGGCGCGGCCAACCGGCTCGAGTACATTCTCGGACGGGCCCTCGAGGTGGAGTGCGGGATCAGTCATCTGATGTTCGAGGTGCTGCTCATCCTGGGGCGGGCCGGCACGCCGGGTCTGTCGATGAGGGCCGTCGCCCAGGAACAGGTGCTGACCACGGGTGGCGCCACCCGGCTGGTGGACCGTATGGAGGCGGCGGGTCTGGTGGCGCGGGTTGAATCCCCCGCGGACCGGCGGGGAAAGCTCGTCAGTCTCACCGCGCTGGGCGAGGAGACGGCCGTCCGGGCCGCCCGTGTGCACGCCGAGAACATCCGGCGCCATTTCGTGGAGCCGCTTCCCGCGGACCACCGCGCGCAGTTCGCGGAGGACCTGCGCGTCCTCAGCCATGCGGCTCGGGACACGCTGCCGCGGCTGCCCTGA
- a CDS encoding RICIN domain-containing protein produces MLGRALGTFAAASALLAVPAGAQAYNPTGGTLYQLGSEPCLKGRGNCAVYPKSAQLPSGRLVAAFEKSTVVTASGSADGQTLPVYKSDDKGTSWQPLAEVKAPAYISTDPQYAKYTSNWTNPYLYVLPQDVGDLKQGTLLLATVVSGDDYYYKEHKAADPNWTPTNDGDRKDLAIALYSSTDDGASWKILNVIATGGWQGGSAGAVGQNIANANTNRQVDPLWEPYLMVYKGKLVAYYSDENDYTGFNATTGVPTLDPANGTATDSLGQILVHKTWDGTSAAWSSPVVDIAGLTQTMGGGKTEIGGGRPGMANVVRTTDGKWMITYEYWGGGANTRYRIADDPLKFFTGSATGTGVDTLPVDAGSHPLTMGGSPVLIRLPGGRLVYNAAGSGNVWVNESGRSDGTWKEYQTTSPGAYSRNLQYVDGTGRVSILNNQGTSTLKFAEVDLGHTDGAYYQLVNRKTDQVIGTGNKTNDANLGNGDVPDVRLEAPGSAANPDTQFWHLTTEPGGGVTLLNKAGGRAAAIWTGNATVGQKIGQWVDNSSTGSWNLVKTSDGLYRLQSVKNTSLYLTGGTAGAQLTLQNSVTDGSQDWELVQ; encoded by the coding sequence ATGCTGGGCAGAGCGCTCGGAACGTTCGCCGCGGCCTCGGCGCTGCTGGCCGTACCGGCCGGAGCGCAGGCGTACAACCCGACGGGCGGAACCCTGTATCAGCTCGGCAGCGAGCCGTGTCTGAAGGGACGCGGCAACTGCGCGGTCTATCCGAAGTCGGCGCAGTTGCCGAGCGGACGTCTGGTGGCCGCGTTCGAGAAGTCCACGGTCGTGACGGCCTCGGGCAGCGCCGACGGACAGACCCTCCCCGTCTACAAGAGCGACGACAAGGGCACCTCCTGGCAGCCGCTGGCCGAGGTCAAGGCGCCCGCGTACATCTCCACCGACCCGCAGTACGCGAAGTACACGAGCAACTGGACCAACCCCTACCTCTACGTCCTCCCCCAGGACGTCGGGGACCTGAAGCAGGGCACACTGCTCCTCGCGACGGTGGTGTCGGGCGACGACTACTACTACAAGGAGCACAAGGCCGCAGATCCGAACTGGACGCCGACCAACGACGGCGACCGCAAGGACCTGGCGATCGCGCTGTACTCGAGCACCGACGACGGCGCGTCGTGGAAGATCCTCAACGTCATCGCGACCGGTGGCTGGCAGGGCGGAAGCGCGGGCGCGGTCGGCCAGAACATCGCGAACGCCAACACGAACAGGCAGGTGGACCCCCTCTGGGAGCCGTACCTGATGGTCTACAAGGGCAAGCTCGTCGCCTACTACTCCGACGAGAACGACTACACCGGCTTCAACGCGACCACCGGCGTCCCGACCCTCGACCCGGCCAACGGCACCGCCACGGACTCCCTCGGCCAGATCCTCGTCCACAAGACCTGGGACGGCACCAGCGCCGCATGGAGCTCCCCCGTCGTCGACATCGCCGGCCTGACCCAGACCATGGGCGGAGGCAAGACCGAGATCGGCGGCGGCCGGCCGGGCATGGCGAACGTCGTCCGCACCACCGACGGCAAGTGGATGATCACCTACGAGTACTGGGGCGGCGGAGCCAACACCCGCTACCGGATCGCCGACGACCCGCTGAAGTTCTTCACCGGATCGGCCACCGGCACCGGAGTCGACACTCTGCCGGTCGACGCCGGCTCCCATCCCCTGACGATGGGCGGCAGCCCGGTCCTCATCAGGCTCCCCGGCGGCCGCCTGGTCTACAACGCCGCCGGCAGCGGCAACGTCTGGGTCAACGAGAGCGGACGCAGCGACGGCACGTGGAAGGAGTACCAGACGACCTCACCGGGCGCCTACAGCCGCAACCTGCAGTACGTGGACGGCACCGGTCGCGTGTCGATCCTCAACAACCAGGGCACCTCGACGCTCAAGTTCGCCGAAGTCGACCTCGGTCACACCGACGGCGCCTACTACCAGCTGGTGAACCGTAAGACCGACCAGGTGATCGGAACCGGGAACAAGACCAACGACGCCAACCTCGGCAACGGAGACGTCCCCGACGTCCGTCTGGAGGCCCCCGGTTCCGCGGCGAACCCGGACACCCAGTTCTGGCACCTGACGACCGAGCCGGGCGGCGGCGTCACCCTGCTGAACAAGGCGGGCGGGCGGGCCGCGGCCATCTGGACGGGCAACGCGACGGTCGGGCAGAAGATCGGCCAGTGGGTCGACAACAGCAGTACCGGCAGCTGGAACCTGGTCAAGACCAGCGACGGCCTCTACCGGCTGCAGTCGGTCAAGAACACGAGCCTGTACCTGACCGGTGGCACCGCCGGGGCGCAACTGACCCTGCAGAACTCGGTCACCGACGGCTCGCAGGACTGGGAGCTCGTCCAGTAG
- a CDS encoding amidohydrolase, which translates to MPQSQVTGPADLVLTGGPVHTVDPARSRATAVAVHAGRITAVGHDEVHALVGPDTEVVDLAGKLLLPGFQDAHVHPQGAGLELGLCHLGDTVDPAEYLRRIRAYADGHPDAEWVTGGGWSLEAFPGGAPTAAVLDAVVADRPVFLPNRDHHGAWVNTRALERAGIDARTPDPADGRIERDADGNPTGMLQEGAVHLVGRLVPTPTPEEQLAALLRAQAVLHSHGVTAWQDAIVGAYANMTDPAPSYRAALDRGLLTARVVGALWWDRQRGAEQIPELVARREELGVGRFRASAVKIMQDGIAENHTAAMLDPYLTGCGCTSGTSGISFVEPGELRKYVTELDALGFQVHFHALGDRAVREALDAVEAARDANGHHDTRHHLAHLQVVHPDDVRRFRRLGASANLQMLWAAHEPQMDELTLPFLGPERGARQYPFGDLLRAGATLAAGSDWPVSSPDPLQAIHVAVNRRAPGAPRDTPAFLPGQRLDLGAALAAHTAGSAYVNGLDALTGSIAVGKAADLVVLDRDPFTGPPEEIAATRALETFVDGERVFAAPDA; encoded by the coding sequence ATGCCACAGTCCCAGGTCACGGGCCCCGCCGACCTCGTCCTCACCGGCGGGCCCGTCCACACCGTCGACCCCGCCCGCAGCCGCGCCACCGCCGTGGCCGTGCACGCCGGGCGGATCACGGCCGTCGGCCACGACGAGGTGCACGCACTCGTCGGACCGGACACCGAGGTCGTCGACCTCGCCGGAAAACTGCTGCTGCCCGGTTTCCAGGACGCCCATGTGCACCCGCAGGGGGCGGGCCTGGAACTCGGGCTGTGCCACCTGGGCGACACCGTCGACCCCGCCGAGTACCTGCGGCGTATCCGGGCGTACGCGGACGGCCATCCGGACGCCGAGTGGGTCACCGGCGGCGGCTGGTCCCTGGAGGCCTTCCCCGGCGGTGCGCCCACCGCCGCCGTCCTCGACGCGGTCGTCGCCGACCGTCCGGTCTTCCTGCCCAACCGTGACCACCACGGCGCCTGGGTCAACACCCGCGCGCTGGAGCGGGCCGGCATCGACGCCCGTACCCCGGATCCCGCCGACGGGCGCATCGAGCGCGACGCCGACGGCAACCCGACCGGCATGCTCCAGGAGGGCGCCGTCCACCTCGTGGGCCGGCTGGTGCCGACGCCCACGCCCGAGGAGCAACTGGCCGCCCTGCTACGGGCCCAGGCCGTGCTGCACTCCCACGGCGTCACCGCCTGGCAGGACGCCATCGTGGGCGCCTACGCCAACATGACCGACCCCGCCCCCTCCTACCGCGCGGCGCTGGACCGTGGGCTGCTCACCGCCCGCGTCGTCGGCGCACTGTGGTGGGACCGCCAACGCGGCGCCGAACAGATCCCGGAACTCGTGGCCCGGCGCGAGGAGTTGGGCGTCGGCCGGTTCCGCGCGAGCGCGGTGAAGATCATGCAGGACGGCATCGCCGAGAACCACACCGCGGCCATGCTCGACCCCTATCTCACCGGTTGCGGCTGCACGTCGGGCACCAGCGGCATCAGCTTCGTCGAACCCGGCGAGCTGAGGAAGTACGTCACCGAACTCGACGCTCTCGGCTTCCAGGTGCACTTCCACGCGCTCGGCGACCGCGCGGTCCGCGAAGCGCTCGACGCCGTCGAGGCCGCCCGTGACGCGAACGGGCACCACGACACCCGCCATCATCTGGCGCACCTCCAGGTCGTCCACCCCGACGACGTACGGCGCTTCCGGCGCCTCGGCGCCTCCGCCAACCTGCAGATGCTGTGGGCGGCCCACGAACCGCAGATGGACGAGCTCACCCTGCCGTTCCTGGGCCCCGAGCGCGGCGCCCGTCAGTACCCGTTCGGCGACCTGCTGCGCGCCGGAGCCACCCTCGCCGCCGGCAGCGACTGGCCGGTCAGCAGCCCCGACCCGCTCCAGGCCATCCATGTCGCCGTCAACAGGCGGGCCCCGGGCGCTCCCCGGGACACCCCCGCGTTCCTGCCGGGACAACGCCTGGACCTGGGCGCCGCGCTCGCCGCCCACACGGCCGGCAGCGCCTACGTGAACGGCCTCGACGCCCTCACCGGGAGCATCGCCGTCGGCAAAGCGGCCGATCTGGTCGTCCTCGACCGCGACCCGTTCACGGGCCCCCCCGAGGAGATCGCGGCCACCCGCGCACTGGAGACCTTCGTGGACGGAGAACGCGTCTTCGCGGCGCCCGACGCCTGA
- a CDS encoding response regulator transcription factor gives MTTSVVRLLIADDHVVVRAGLRALLEGEPGIEVAGEAGSGEEAVRMARELAPDVVLMDLRFAGAGRGMDGVEAVRRLTAEAPGLPVVMLTSYAGRADVVRALEAGARGYVLKAGPPEELFRAVRGVAAGGMGLTPEIVEGLVGQAIGVRTDLTQRELDVVRLMAEGHGNRSIAAALFLSEATIKTHLVRAYRKLGVDNRAAAVSEAARRGLIDLSP, from the coding sequence GTGACAACGAGCGTGGTGCGGCTGCTGATCGCCGACGACCATGTGGTGGTCCGCGCGGGCCTGCGGGCGCTGTTGGAGGGCGAGCCCGGCATCGAGGTGGCCGGGGAGGCCGGCAGCGGCGAGGAGGCCGTGCGCATGGCTCGTGAACTCGCGCCCGACGTCGTCCTGATGGATCTGCGGTTCGCGGGCGCCGGCCGGGGCATGGACGGCGTCGAAGCGGTCCGGCGGTTGACGGCCGAGGCGCCGGGCCTGCCGGTGGTCATGCTGACCAGTTACGCGGGGCGGGCGGACGTCGTGCGCGCGCTGGAGGCCGGCGCACGCGGGTACGTGCTGAAGGCCGGCCCGCCCGAGGAGCTGTTCCGTGCCGTGCGCGGCGTGGCCGCCGGCGGCATGGGGCTGACGCCGGAGATCGTCGAGGGTCTCGTCGGCCAGGCGATCGGCGTCCGGACGGATCTGACGCAACGCGAGCTGGACGTGGTCCGGTTGATGGCCGAGGGGCACGGCAACCGTTCCATCGCAGCGGCCCTCTTCCTGAGCGAAGCGACGATCAAGACGCATCTGGTGCGCGCCTACCGCAAACTCGGGGTCGACAACCGGGCGGCCGCCGTCTCGGAAGCGGCCCGCAGGGGGCTGATCGACCTCTCGCCCTGA
- a CDS encoding TetR/AcrR family transcriptional regulator, whose product MTTRVPQERRRRRPTRSGVVLSEELIVETALRLIGEHGPEALSVRRLGTALGCDPSALYRYFSDTDDLVLAIADRIIGDAMAGFVPGGDWAAALREMALRVRAGYLAHPRAAAFASYRVTRRENEIRAVETGIGLLLSAGFGLADATRLYLAFIDTVLSHAAMDAAFQALAPEQREADRRAWAGAYQKLDPATHPALTAVRQELPALRDSSFEEAVDLLLEALTARAPAGRDRTPAVADRSQAPPGRGGGVKG is encoded by the coding sequence ATGACCACCCGTGTCCCGCAGGAGCGCAGACGCCGTCGGCCCACCCGCTCCGGCGTCGTGCTGTCGGAGGAGCTGATCGTCGAAACGGCCCTGCGGCTGATCGGCGAGCACGGCCCGGAGGCGCTCAGCGTCCGTCGTCTCGGCACCGCCCTCGGCTGCGACCCGAGCGCCCTGTACCGCTACTTCAGCGACACCGACGACCTGGTGCTCGCCATCGCCGACCGCATCATCGGCGACGCCATGGCCGGCTTCGTCCCCGGCGGCGACTGGGCCGCGGCACTGCGCGAGATGGCCCTGCGGGTGCGGGCCGGCTACCTCGCCCACCCGCGCGCGGCGGCATTCGCCTCGTACCGGGTGACGCGGCGGGAGAACGAGATCCGTGCCGTGGAGACGGGGATCGGCCTGTTGCTCTCCGCGGGCTTCGGGCTCGCCGACGCGACGCGTCTGTATCTGGCGTTCATCGACACCGTGCTCAGCCACGCGGCCATGGACGCGGCCTTCCAGGCGCTTGCGCCGGAGCAGCGCGAGGCCGATCGCCGGGCGTGGGCCGGGGCCTACCAGAAGCTGGACCCCGCGACGCACCCCGCGCTGACCGCGGTGCGGCAGGAGCTGCCCGCCCTGCGCGACAGCTCCTTCGAGGAGGCGGTGGACCTCCTGCTGGAAGCGCTGACGGCCCGCGCCCCGGCCGGGCGGGACCGGACTCCGGCGGTCGCGGACCGGAGTCAGGCCCCACCCGGTCGGGGCGGCGGGGTCAAGGGGTGA